The following proteins come from a genomic window of Geothrix edaphica:
- the lepA gene encoding translation elongation factor 4 — MAHPSLIRNFSIVAHIDHGKSTLADRLLELTKTVAGRDMQAQILDDMDLERERGITIKAHAVTLKYPALDGKTYTLNLIDTPGHVDFTYEVSRSLAACEGAILVVDSTQGVEAQTLANTYLALENGLEVFPVLNKTDLPSSDPERVLEQIDTVIGLVDTAHAVNVSAKTGANCDQVLEQIVKCIPAPQGDPDAPLQALVFDCYYDAYRGVVNLIRVVNGTLKAGDQIRFMSTGSEHRVDEIGIFDPKMDKQESLSVGEVGYLVANIRQLVDVKVGDTVTHAVTLTTKPATEMLRGFKEIQPVVFAGIFPTSSDDFENLRNAMDKLRLNDSSFTYEPETSTALGFGFRCGFLGLLHMEIVQERLEREFDLDLITTAPSVRYHVHLTDGTETAVDNPSKLPPLQKIAKIEEPIIEATILTRTDFVGGLIKLCEERRGLQQKLEYVSQDRVMLVYELPLNEVVMDFYDKLKSVSKGYASFDYHMKHYTESDLVKMDILVNSEAVDALSILVHRSKSQTLGLALCQRMKEVIPQQMFDVAVQAAIGSKIIARTNVKARRKDVLAKCYGGDVSRKKKLLNKQKEGKKRMKAIGNVEIPQEAFLAILKVEG, encoded by the coding sequence GTGGCTCATCCCAGTCTCATCCGCAATTTCTCCATCGTCGCCCACATTGACCACGGCAAGTCCACTCTGGCGGACCGCCTGCTCGAGCTGACCAAGACCGTGGCCGGCCGGGACATGCAGGCGCAGATCCTCGACGACATGGACCTGGAGCGGGAGCGGGGCATCACCATCAAGGCCCACGCAGTGACGCTGAAATACCCCGCGCTCGATGGGAAGACCTACACCCTGAACCTCATCGACACCCCGGGCCACGTGGACTTCACGTACGAGGTCAGCCGCAGCCTGGCGGCCTGCGAGGGCGCCATCCTGGTGGTGGATTCCACCCAGGGCGTGGAGGCCCAGACCCTGGCCAACACCTACCTGGCCCTGGAGAACGGGCTGGAAGTGTTCCCGGTGCTGAACAAGACCGACCTGCCCAGCTCCGATCCCGAGCGGGTGCTGGAGCAGATCGACACGGTCATCGGCCTGGTGGACACCGCCCACGCCGTGAACGTGAGCGCCAAGACCGGGGCGAACTGCGACCAGGTGCTGGAGCAGATCGTGAAGTGCATCCCCGCGCCCCAGGGCGATCCGGACGCACCGCTGCAGGCGCTGGTCTTCGACTGCTACTACGACGCCTACCGCGGCGTGGTGAACCTCATCCGCGTGGTGAACGGCACCCTCAAGGCCGGCGACCAGATCCGCTTCATGTCCACGGGCAGCGAGCACCGGGTGGACGAGATCGGGATCTTCGATCCCAAGATGGACAAGCAGGAGTCGCTGTCCGTGGGCGAGGTGGGCTACCTGGTGGCCAACATCCGCCAGCTGGTGGACGTGAAGGTCGGCGACACGGTCACTCATGCGGTGACGCTCACGACGAAGCCCGCCACCGAGATGCTGAGGGGCTTCAAGGAGATCCAGCCCGTGGTCTTCGCGGGCATCTTCCCCACCTCCAGCGACGACTTCGAGAACCTGCGGAACGCCATGGACAAGCTGCGGCTCAACGACAGCAGCTTCACCTACGAGCCGGAGACCTCCACGGCGCTGGGCTTCGGTTTCCGCTGCGGGTTCCTGGGCCTGCTCCACATGGAGATCGTGCAGGAGCGCCTGGAGCGCGAGTTCGACCTGGATCTCATCACCACGGCCCCCAGCGTCCGCTACCACGTGCACCTGACCGATGGTACCGAGACCGCCGTGGATAACCCCTCGAAGCTGCCGCCCCTCCAGAAGATCGCGAAGATCGAAGAGCCCATCATCGAGGCCACCATCCTCACCCGCACAGACTTCGTGGGCGGGCTGATCAAGCTCTGCGAGGAGCGCCGCGGCCTCCAGCAGAAGCTCGAGTACGTGAGCCAGGACCGCGTGATGCTGGTCTACGAGCTGCCCCTGAACGAAGTGGTGATGGACTTCTACGACAAGCTCAAGTCCGTCTCCAAGGGCTACGCCAGCTTCGACTACCACATGAAGCACTACACGGAATCCGACCTGGTGAAGATGGACATCCTGGTGAATAGCGAGGCGGTAGATGCCCTATCCATCCTGGTGCACCGCAGCAAGAGCCAGACGCTGGGCCTCGCGCTCTGCCAGCGGATGAAGGAAGTCATCCCCCAGCAGATGTTCGACGTGGCCGTGCAGGCCGCCATCGGCAGCAAGATCATCGCCCGCACCAACGTGAAGGCCCGCCGCAAGGACGTGCTGGCCAAGTGCTACGGCGGCGACGTCAGCCGCAAGAAGAAGCTCCTCAACAAGCAGAAGGAAGGCAAGAAGCGGATGAAGGCCATCGGCAACGTGGAGATCCCGCAGGAGGCCTTCCTGGCGATCCTGAAGGTCGAGGGCTAG
- a CDS encoding aldose 1-epimerase family protein, whose product MDIHRLHSGPAEAVIAATGAELQSLRLGGRDLLWGAGALWPRHAPLLFPIVGRLKGDLLRHGGETFPLPRHGFARDRDFALLEGTATTCTVELRDDEASRAAYPFPFVLRVAYTLNATSLRMDLSLRNPGAAPLPASLGLHPAFRWPLAPGLPKAAHRLVFETEEPGPLQRLTAGGLLDPTPHPSPIQGRELPLCEALFAEDALIFLEPRSRGLRFEAEGGPALTLRWDGFPHLGLWAKPDPGPAFLCIEPWEGHADPEGWDGDFADKPGSFLLPPGATRRWSLTLTTDS is encoded by the coding sequence ATGGACATCCACCGATTGCACTCAGGCCCGGCCGAGGCCGTCATCGCCGCCACCGGCGCCGAGCTCCAGTCCCTGCGCCTGGGTGGCCGCGACCTGCTCTGGGGGGCAGGCGCCCTCTGGCCCCGCCACGCCCCCCTGCTCTTCCCCATCGTGGGCCGCCTGAAGGGCGACCTCCTCCGGCATGGCGGGGAGACCTTCCCCCTGCCCCGACACGGCTTCGCCCGGGACCGCGACTTCGCCCTGCTGGAAGGAACCGCCACCACCTGCACGGTGGAGCTGCGCGACGACGAGGCCAGCCGCGCGGCCTACCCCTTTCCCTTCGTGCTGCGGGTGGCCTACACCCTGAACGCGACCTCCCTGCGCATGGACCTCTCCCTGCGCAACCCCGGCGCCGCGCCCCTGCCCGCCAGCCTGGGCCTGCACCCGGCCTTCCGGTGGCCCCTGGCGCCGGGTCTTCCCAAGGCCGCGCACCGGCTCGTCTTCGAGACCGAGGAGCCCGGCCCGCTCCAGCGCCTGACGGCCGGGGGGCTGCTGGATCCGACCCCTCATCCCAGCCCCATCCAGGGGCGGGAGCTGCCGCTCTGCGAAGCGTTGTTCGCGGAGGACGCCCTGATCTTCCTGGAGCCCCGGAGCCGGGGCCTCCGCTTCGAAGCGGAAGGAGGACCGGCCCTCACCCTGCGCTGGGATGGCTTCCCCCACCTGGGCCTCTGGGCCAAGCCCGATCCCGGCCCCGCCTTCCTCTGCATCGAACCCTGGGAAGGCCACGCCGATCCCGAAGGCTGGGATGGGGACTTCGCCGACAAGCCGGGGAGCTTCCTGCTTCCCCCCGGCGCCACCCGCCGCTGGTCCCTCACGCTGACAACTGATAGCTGA
- the miaB gene encoding tRNA (N6-isopentenyl adenosine(37)-C2)-methylthiotransferase MiaB, which translates to MKFHIQTWGCQMNDHDGEKLSGLLSAEGFEAVDSAEDAELVLLNTCSIREKAVHKVYSELGRLREEKQRRPLLVGVTGCLAQQEQAALFKRAPHIDFVLGTMALKQLPRLVAEAQAGKARVMDTGEYPDNHLFPPAVTRRRDTAKALVTITEGCNHACTYCIVPTTRGAERHRPYEDVLAEVRGLVSRGYREVELLGQNVNSYAGGCTFAELLERVSEVEGLEWIRFTTSHPMNFTKELARVLVTNPKVVPFLHLPLQSGSDRVLKRMLREYTVAEYLERLGYLGEGRARMALSTDFIVGFPGETDEDFEDTLRVLDEVAFDSSFSFIYSPRPGTPSLRLKDDLPMAVKSERLTRLQQRQAELTRASNERFLGREIPVRIETHGPTEHGWWLARSGEWKTVHLAAGPGRDLPFGELVQARITQASPHFLGAELV; encoded by the coding sequence ATGAAGTTCCACATCCAGACCTGGGGCTGCCAGATGAATGACCACGACGGCGAGAAGCTGTCGGGGCTGCTGTCCGCGGAGGGTTTCGAGGCCGTGGATTCGGCGGAGGACGCTGAGCTGGTGCTGCTCAATACCTGCTCCATCCGCGAGAAGGCCGTGCACAAGGTCTATTCCGAGCTGGGCCGCCTGCGCGAGGAGAAGCAGCGGCGTCCCCTGCTGGTGGGCGTCACGGGCTGCCTGGCCCAGCAGGAGCAGGCCGCCCTGTTCAAGCGGGCGCCCCACATCGACTTCGTGCTGGGCACCATGGCCCTGAAGCAGCTGCCGCGGCTGGTGGCCGAGGCCCAGGCGGGCAAGGCCCGGGTGATGGACACCGGCGAGTACCCGGACAATCACCTGTTCCCGCCGGCCGTCACACGCCGCCGGGACACGGCCAAGGCCCTGGTGACCATCACCGAGGGCTGCAACCACGCCTGCACCTACTGCATCGTGCCCACCACCCGCGGGGCCGAGCGGCATCGGCCGTACGAGGACGTCCTGGCCGAGGTGCGCGGCCTGGTGTCGCGCGGCTATCGCGAGGTGGAGCTGCTGGGCCAGAACGTGAACAGCTATGCCGGCGGCTGCACCTTCGCGGAGCTGCTGGAGCGGGTGTCCGAGGTTGAAGGCCTCGAATGGATCCGCTTCACCACCAGCCACCCCATGAACTTCACGAAAGAGCTGGCCCGGGTGCTGGTGACGAATCCCAAGGTCGTACCCTTCCTCCATCTGCCCCTGCAGAGCGGCAGCGACCGGGTGCTGAAGCGCATGCTGCGCGAATACACCGTGGCCGAGTACCTGGAGCGCCTGGGCTACCTGGGCGAAGGCCGGGCGCGCATGGCCCTCAGCACGGACTTCATCGTGGGCTTCCCCGGGGAGACCGACGAGGACTTCGAGGACACCCTGCGCGTCCTCGACGAGGTCGCCTTCGACAGCTCCTTCAGCTTCATCTACTCGCCCCGGCCGGGCACGCCCTCGCTGCGCCTGAAGGACGACCTGCCCATGGCCGTGAAGTCCGAGCGCCTGACCCGCCTCCAGCAGCGCCAGGCCGAGCTCACCCGGGCCAGCAACGAGCGGTTCCTGGGCCGCGAGATCCCGGTCCGCATCGAGACCCACGGCCCCACCGAGCATGGCTGGTGGCTGGCCCGCAGCGGCGAGTGGAAGACCGTGCATCTGGCAGCGGGGCCCGGCCGGGACCTGCCCTTCGGTGAGTTGGTGCAGGCGCGGATCACCCAGGCCAGCCCGCACTTCCTGGGGGCGGAGCTGGTGTAG
- a CDS encoding TonB-dependent receptor has protein sequence MFQPPPPVPPAAVVEVTATRFPEDPARVPASITVLTARDLADRGATDLGGALGLLAGVYIAPGGDGGPAGSVPEFWGLKEFDAFLLVVDGVPWGGAFNPALSTLSLEGVERIEIQRGAAPVMYGATSFVGVIHVIRGLPSEGKGTVRLSAGSHGSFGGAVSFRLPAGATTDSTLTVDHDTQGFEDSRTGFKRTHLLWRNRVQALDGVLRFDLEGTVTDQQPASPFPRVGRALTDRVPLDANHNPAGAYLDDRRATFTAGYERTLEAATLWATTLSIARGRQDAFRGFLTDVATTAPNAHGFRERIDLTDVYFDTHLTWAGRGLKVVAGLDHLHGQGRGRGGDFDYFVNLDGSGAPGAEALPSEADIRLDDRRDFSGLYVFAQWQAAPRLTVEAGLRLTRAEESRRTSTLDVASGTLEGGSDARTTTRLGGSAGATWTAWQRGEDRVNVFAGVRSTFKPAAIDFGLDSGASILKPETATSYDLGLKADLLDRRLALEVSTFLMDFENLVVPQSAAGSPVLVNAGTERFQGVEASAAWRFTHDLAARLAYSYHDARFRNYAKDFGDGTLTQLAGKRLEMSPYHLGGLGLAYAPARGLTASAELSYVGAVFLNQRNTAPAGGYATWAAGLGWRGEAWEVRLDGRNLTDQHKPVAESELGDAQYYLLPGRQVALSARCRF, from the coding sequence ATGTTCCAGCCCCCCCCTCCTGTTCCACCCGCGGCCGTGGTGGAGGTCACCGCCACGCGCTTTCCCGAGGATCCGGCCAGGGTACCCGCCTCCATCACGGTCCTCACCGCCCGGGACCTGGCGGATCGCGGCGCCACTGACCTGGGCGGCGCCCTGGGCCTGCTGGCGGGCGTCTACATCGCCCCCGGTGGCGATGGCGGGCCCGCGGGATCGGTGCCCGAATTCTGGGGCCTGAAGGAGTTCGACGCCTTCCTGCTCGTCGTGGACGGGGTGCCCTGGGGCGGGGCCTTCAATCCCGCGCTCTCGACCCTGAGCCTCGAGGGCGTGGAGCGCATCGAGATCCAGAGGGGCGCGGCCCCGGTGATGTACGGCGCCACCTCCTTCGTCGGCGTCATCCATGTCATCCGCGGCCTCCCCTCCGAGGGGAAGGGCACGGTCCGCCTCTCCGCGGGCAGCCATGGGAGCTTCGGAGGTGCCGTCTCCTTCCGGCTTCCGGCCGGAGCCACCACGGACAGCACCCTCACCGTGGATCACGACACCCAGGGCTTCGAGGATTCCCGCACGGGCTTCAAGCGTACGCACCTCCTCTGGCGCAACCGGGTCCAGGCCCTGGACGGAGTCCTCCGCTTCGACCTGGAGGGCACGGTCACGGACCAGCAGCCCGCCAGCCCCTTCCCCCGCGTGGGCAGAGCACTGACGGACCGGGTGCCCCTTGATGCCAACCACAATCCGGCCGGGGCCTACCTCGATGACCGGCGGGCCACCTTCACCGCGGGCTACGAGCGGACCCTGGAGGCCGCCACGCTCTGGGCCACCACCCTGTCGATCGCGCGCGGGCGCCAGGACGCCTTCCGCGGCTTCCTCACGGACGTGGCCACCACGGCTCCCAATGCCCACGGGTTCCGCGAGCGCATCGACCTCACGGACGTCTACTTCGACACGCACCTCACCTGGGCCGGGAGGGGCCTCAAGGTGGTCGCGGGCCTGGATCACCTGCATGGCCAGGGCCGCGGCCGGGGTGGGGATTTCGACTACTTCGTGAACCTCGACGGGTCCGGCGCCCCTGGGGCGGAGGCCCTCCCCAGCGAGGCGGACATCCGCCTGGACGACCGCCGGGACTTCTCGGGCCTCTACGTCTTCGCGCAGTGGCAGGCGGCGCCGCGCCTGACGGTGGAGGCGGGCCTGCGCCTCACCCGGGCGGAGGAGAGCCGCCGCACGTCCACGCTGGATGTCGCCAGCGGAACCCTTGAGGGCGGATCCGACGCTCGGACCACGACCCGCCTGGGCGGCAGCGCCGGGGCCACCTGGACCGCCTGGCAGCGCGGGGAGGACCGGGTGAATGTCTTCGCCGGCGTGCGCAGCACCTTCAAGCCCGCCGCCATCGACTTCGGCCTGGACAGCGGGGCGTCGATCCTGAAGCCCGAGACCGCCACCAGCTACGACCTGGGCCTCAAGGCCGACCTCCTGGACCGCCGCCTCGCCCTGGAGGTCAGCACCTTCCTCATGGACTTCGAGAACCTGGTGGTCCCCCAGTCGGCGGCCGGCTCGCCGGTGCTCGTGAACGCGGGCACGGAGCGGTTCCAGGGCGTGGAGGCCAGCGCGGCTTGGCGCTTCACGCACGATCTGGCGGCCCGCCTCGCCTACAGCTACCACGACGCCCGGTTCCGGAACTACGCCAAGGATTTCGGCGATGGCACCCTGACCCAGCTCGCCGGCAAGCGCCTGGAGATGTCGCCCTACCACCTTGGTGGCCTGGGCCTCGCCTATGCGCCGGCCCGGGGCCTCACTGCCTCGGCGGAGCTGTCCTATGTGGGGGCCGTCTTCCTCAACCAGCGCAACACCGCCCCGGCCGGGGGCTATGCTACCTGGGCGGCCGGCCTGGGCTGGCGGGGGGAGGCCTGGGAGGTCCGTCTGGACGGAAGGAATCTCACGGACCAACACAAACCTGTGGCCGAAAGCGAGCTGGGCGACGCCCAGTACTACCTGCTACCCGGTCGACAGGTCGCCCTGAGCGCCCGCTGCCGGTTCTGA